The following nucleotide sequence is from candidate division WOR-3 bacterium.
GAGAAAATAAGAGGGATTATCGTGGAGAGTTTGGGGCGTCGTCTAATGGGCAGGACACAGGATTTTGGATCCTTAAATGGAGGTTCGAATCCTCCCGCCCCAGCTATTATTTTATGGCGTTAAAGGTAATTGCGGGCCGACAGGGTCTCTCCTTGGCGGAAAAGATTTGCCAGATATTAAAAATTGACCCCTGGCCTACGACAATTGAAAATTTTTCTGATGGAGAGATTTCGGTGAAGATTGAAAAGAGTGTGCGGGGTGACGATGTCTTTGTTATTCAACCAACACCACCTCCAGCGGATAACATCCTGGAACTCCTCCTTCTCTTGGATGCCCTAAAAAGGGCTTCCGCCGAGCGCATCACCGCGGTGATACCTTATTTTGGTTATGGCCGGCAGGACCGAAAGGATGAACCGAGGGTGCCAATTTCTGCTAAACTCCATGCTGACCTCTTAGAGACTGCGGGTGCCCAAAGGGTTTTGACAATGGAACTCCACGCCGAGCAGATTCAGGGTTTCTTTAATATCCCGGTGGACCATCTTTACTCCGCCAGTGTTTTTGTGGAGCGGCTCAAAAAAGAAGACCTTACTGATTATGTGGTGGTCTCCCCGGATACGGGTGGTGTGAAAAGGACTCGGGCTTTTGCTCAGAGGTTAGGCAGACCAATGGCGATAATTGATAAGAGGCGAGAAAAATTTCCGGGGAGTAAGGGGGTAGAGGTTATGAATCTGATTGGTGATGTGCGTAATAAATCTTGCATCATCTTTGATGACATCATCTCAACGGGAAAGACGATTATTGAGGTGGTTCAGTTCTTGCAGAAAAATTCGCGACCGAAAGAGATTATTGTCTGTGCCGCTCATGCCGTTTTTGCTCAAGACTGTTTGGAAAGATTGTCGGTGGAAAAGATCAAAAAGATTTTTGTTACCGATACCATCACTTTGCCGCCCGAAAAAATCAATGATAAGATTGAAATCCTTTCCGTGGCACCAATTTTTGCAGAAGCAATAAGAAGGATCCATAAAGGGATGTCGGTGACATCCCTTTTTAAATAAAAGGGAGAAGATATGGAACTCATCGCTTATCTTAGAGAAAAGAAGGGGAAAGGGATTACCAAAAAACTTTTGAGGGAAGGAAAGATCCCAGCCATTCTTTACGGTCGGGGAGAGGAGTCAGTAAAATTGTATGTGGAAGAGAAAAGATTCCTCGCCCTTTTAGAAGAACTGAAGGGGAAGGCACCAATTTTCACCCTCTCGTTTGCGGGAAAGAGTGAACGTTGCATAATGAAGGCAATTCAGAAGGACCCAATTAAAAACCGGTTTATCCATATTGATTTTCAAAAAATCCATCCCGAGGAGGAGATTGTCGTGAAATGCCCAATTGTCCTTTTAGGAACCGCTCCCGGTGTGAAAGCCGGTGGTATTCTTGACCATCACTTGCGGGAAGTGTCAATAAAGGGAAAAATTGACGCCATACCCCCAAGAATTGAAGTGGATATATCCCAATTGCGTTTAGGTCATAGTATTCATCTCTCGGATATAAAAATTAGCGGCGGTCATTTTCTTTTGCCTCCGGACACACCTGTTGTCTCGGTTCTTGTACCCAAGAAATTAGAAGAGGTAAAACCAGCAGAGGTGACGCCAACGCCAGCCCAACCGGAAGCGGTGGCGAAAGAGAAAAAAGAAGAGAAGGAAGGAGAGGAGAAGAAGGGGAAGTGAGATTGACTTTTCGGGAAATAGTGGTAGGATTAAAAGTGTTTGAAAGTTGGGAGGAAAAATGAAGTACTTATTTGCTTCTGTTTTTTCTTTTTCCCTCCTTTTCTCTTTTATTTACGCCGAGAGAAAAATGGAGGCGCGGGTCTATTTTCAAACCGCCGAAGAACTTTTCTCTAAATTGGGCAACTTCTTTTCCGAATTAGATGTGGCAACGGGCGGGGAAACAGAAACC
It contains:
- a CDS encoding 50S ribosomal protein L25, translated to MELIAYLREKKGKGITKKLLREGKIPAILYGRGEESVKLYVEEKRFLALLEELKGKAPIFTLSFAGKSERCIMKAIQKDPIKNRFIHIDFQKIHPEEEIVVKCPIVLLGTAPGVKAGGILDHHLREVSIKGKIDAIPPRIEVDISQLRLGHSIHLSDIKISGGHFLLPPDTPVVSVLVPKKLEEVKPAEVTPTPAQPEAVAKEKKEEKEGEEKKGK
- a CDS encoding ribose-phosphate pyrophosphokinase, which produces MALKVIAGRQGLSLAEKICQILKIDPWPTTIENFSDGEISVKIEKSVRGDDVFVIQPTPPPADNILELLLLLDALKRASAERITAVIPYFGYGRQDRKDEPRVPISAKLHADLLETAGAQRVLTMELHAEQIQGFFNIPVDHLYSASVFVERLKKEDLTDYVVVSPDTGGVKRTRAFAQRLGRPMAIIDKRREKFPGSKGVEVMNLIGDVRNKSCIIFDDIISTGKTIIEVVQFLQKNSRPKEIIVCAAHAVFAQDCLERLSVEKIKKIFVTDTITLPPEKINDKIEILSVAPIFAEAIRRIHKGMSVTSLFK